In one window of Bombus vancouverensis nearcticus chromosome 10, iyBomVanc1_principal, whole genome shotgun sequence DNA:
- the Fas3 gene encoding fasciclin 3 isoform X3, whose amino-acid sequence MCMELTSHFKMTIVWVCLISLLCSTAVKASKPNLVVDIEPKHQTAVRLGESLQILCRVGRPLRVCRVEIPGEEGGMVLSKGQPSEDGIEYYGEGTEAGQCGVHIAKIKESHDGIFKCTLTTTERRAEAQASTRIIVAKPPNNPELHASPGSDGRNIYRKGEKLEVSCSAPAGRPAANVSLFLDDEPIGNEERPTIYDSNLDDNSLAVQNASRSLDWTDNGKILRCVASHIALDRPKETTMQLQVFYPPQPQPTIERFGYVVGRQGIVNVTVYANPRPHFKWRVNNEIITEGNPDESNRLETSTAVDLGRGAWSVILTIDSVQKSDTEKDYILEARNDEGAYEYRIILSTATEPAGVDLDAGSIIAIVVGALVLLLTVFILIFARATGRWCFAARRRGDEEAASGVGAGSEAHITPGDEDEEDHEDPRIIDEKIPQGGQENPIHASTEYVNGRTDIKEPKKDEKTDTPV is encoded by the exons CATCGAAACCGAACCTAGTCGTGGACATCGAGCCAAAACATCAGACTGCCGTGCGACTGGGCGAAAGTTTGCAAATTTTGTGCAGAGTGGGTAGACCACTACGGGTATGCCGTGTCGAAATACCTGGCGAAGAAGGTGGAATGGTGTTATCCAAGGGACAACCGTCTGAAGATGGTATCGAGTATTACGGAGAAGGCACGGAGGCCGGCCAATGCGGCGTTCACATTGCCAAGATCAAGGAAAGTCACGATGGAATTTTCAAGTGCACCCTGACAACTACCGAACGTCGAGCGGAGGCACAGGCATCTACGAGAATTATCGTAGCCa AACCGCCGAATAATCCAGAGCTTCACGCTAGTCCTGGATCCGATGgaagaaatatatatagaaaaggagaaaaattgGAAGTGAGTTGCAGCGCACCAGCCGGACGACCAGCAGCCAATGTTTCTTTGTTCCTTG ACGACGAACCTATTGGCAACGAAGAAAGACCTACGATTTACGACTCGAACCTGGACGATAACTCACTGGCCGTGCAAAATGCATCGCGTAGCTTGGATTGGACGGACAATGGAAAAATCCTTCGATGCGTTGCCAGCCACATTGCACTCGACCGGCCTAAGGAAACTACTATGCAACTGCAAGTTTTCT atCCTCCTCAACCGCAACCAACCATCGAGCGTTTTGGATACGTAGTTGGACGCCAGGGTATCGTGAACGTGACCGTTTACGCAAACCCTAGGCCGCATTTCAAATGGCGAGTGAACAATGAAATAATCACCGAGGGTAACCCAGACGAAAGCAATCGACTCGAAACCTCGACCGCTGTGGATCTG GGAAGAGGAGCGTGGAGCGTGATCCTGACGATCGACAGCGTGCAAAAATCCGACACGGAGAAGGACTATATCCTGGAAGCCCGTAACGACGAAGGGGCTTACGAATATCGTATCATTTTGTCGACAGCCACAGAACCCGCAG GCGTCGATTTAGATGCCGGTTCTATCATCGCCATCGTTGTTGGAGCCCTGGTGCTACTTCTCACTGTTTTCATACTAATTTTTGCCCGTGCGACCGGACGCTGGTGCTTCGCAG CGAGGCGTCGGGGCGACGAGGAAGCTGCGAGCGGTGTCGGCGCCGGAAGCGAGGCGCACATCACCCCCGGGGACGAAGATGAAGAGGATCACGAGGACCCGCGTATCATCGATGAAAAAATACCGCAGGGTGGCCAGGAGAATCCAATACACGCGAGCACGGAATACGTGAACGGCCGCACGGACATCAAGGAGCCGAAAAAGGACGAGAAGACGGACACGCCTGTTTAA